The Dunckerocampus dactyliophorus isolate RoL2022-P2 chromosome 13, RoL_Ddac_1.1, whole genome shotgun sequence genome window below encodes:
- the LOC129192488 gene encoding ensconsin-like isoform X1 produces MPGSMASMAVQKSAIPPLQPPRSTEKRTKGDGAWRENDTRANPRKITATPRPKAVAGGPNIDERLKAARERREEQQRLLAWRVQSRQEREQRARLHYEQQLQERQRKLKEQKIKEERRRCAVEEKRKQRLQEEKERNESAMRRTQEKSQKAQQNFGQTLRGRKPAKNVPRHLALSTWEKNLVSRLLTPTSSYLARSKSSACQSGEEVVHICRRAVSFYSTTSSSSSSTPQRPQEQKPHIQRPQNQRIQNQRPQEQKPQNQRPPNQRPQPHKPQNQRPQNRRLSPSPGPSHSQTRSTNHRQLNTATQQDANRRNQNMGLIARPPPNKTSRTASSPSPEQAHRRSSRRHSIPLQLDLPSVPEEDVPICTSALSPGNSRPARIEDPHEDKMQDSPEAHSDLLGFEAELESRTAGDGSPSKVPPYIREVQLRHSAGTTDPEEASRLLAEKRREARLLREREEQDRLQAAEAEMRSHEELERRRAEERACQQAEAQRLIADKKRREEEEQRRAEEERAQAMREAALLLKQREEEQAREREKAAQLTKERELLAQKEEAERQVRKKRLEEIMRRTRRTSSPDTKSATVSILPKENSELPVHSGAIKDAVRLPAAGSRPQQLVLDHSGDDMVVPVVAFKERRSVRTLAGLEDIQTHQRAEVI; encoded by the exons AAAACGACACGAGAGCCAATCCCAGGAAGATCACAGCAACACCAAGGCCCAAAGCAG TGGCCGGTGGACCAAACATAGACGAGAGGCTTAAAGCTGCCCGGGAAAGGAGAGAGGAGCAGCAGAGGTTACTCG CCTGGCGGGTGCAGAGCAGGCAGGAGCGTGAGCAGCGAGCCAGGCTTCACTACGAGCAGCAGCTGCAGGAGCGCCAGAGGAAGCTGAAGGAGCAAAAGATCAAGGAGGAGAGGAGACGCTGCGCCGTGGAGGAGAAACGCAAACAGCGACTCCAAGAGGAgaaa GAGCGAAACGAATCCGCCATGCGCAGAACCCAGGAGAAGAGCCAAAAAGCCCAGCAGAACTTTGGCCAGACCCTGAGAGGCAGGAAGCCCGCCAAGAACG TTCCACGTCACTTAGCCCTCAGCACGTGGGAGAAGAACCTGGTGAGTCGCCTGCTAACTCCTACGAGCTCTTACCTGGCCCGAAGCAAGAGTTCTGCTTGTCAGTCAGGAGAAGAAG TTGTTCATATTTGTCGCCGCGCAGTTTCCTTTTACTCCACGAccagcagcagctccagcagcACCCCGCAGAGACCCCAGGAGCAGAAACCCCACATCCAGAGGCCACAGAACCAAAGGATTCAGAACCAGAGACCCCAGGAACAAAAACCCCAGAACCAGAGGCCTCCGAACCAGAGACCTCAGCCACACAAACCCCAGAACCAGAGACCACAGAACCGGAGATTATCACCCTCCCCGGGTCCCAGCCACAGCCAGACCAGAAGCACCAACCATAGACAG CTTAACACAGCCACGCAGCAAGATGCTAACAGGAGGAACCAAAACATGGGCCTAATTGCTCGCCCACCTCCCAACAAAACGTCCAGAACCGCATCATCACCCTCTCCAGAACA GGCTCATAGAAGATCGAGCCGGCGGCATTCCATCCCTCTCCAACTGGACCTGCCGTCTGTTCCCGAGGAAGATGTTCCAATCTGCACCTCTGCCTTATCGCCTGGCAACTCCAGGCCGGCCAGAATAGAAGATCCGCATGAAGACAAAATGCAAGATTCTCCAGAGGCTCATTCGGACCTGCTTGGCTTTGAGGCAGAACTTGAGAGCAGAACCGCAGGAGATGGAA GTCCGTCCAAGGTTCCTCCCTACATACGGGAAGTCCAGCTCAGGCACTCAGCTGGTACTACCGATCCAGAAGAAGCCTCTCGCCTCCTGGCTGAGAAGAGGCGAGAGGCCCGCTTGCTCAGAGAGCGAGAGGAGCAGGATCGCCTGCAAGCAGCCGAGGCGGAAAT GCGGAGTCACGAAGAACTGGAACGCCGCAGGGCCGAGGAGCGAGCCTGCCAGCAGGCCGAGGCTCAGCGACTCATCGCCGACAAGAAGAGgcgggaggaagaggagcagaGGCGAGCGGAGGAGGAGAGAGCTCAAGCCATGAGGGAAGCGGCTCTTCTGCTCAAACAG AGGGAGGAGGAACAGGCCAGAGAGCGAGAAAAAGCAGCCCAGTTGACAAAGGAGCGAGAGCTGCTCGCCCAGAAAGAAGAAGCAGAACGCCAAGTCAGAAAGAAG CGACTGGAGGAGATCATGCGGAGGACCAGAAGAACATCTTCTCCTGACACG AAATCAGCCACGGTGAGCATCTTACCGAAAGAGAACTCAGAGCTGCCTGTGCACAGCGGCGCCATCAAGGACGCCGTCAGGCTGCCGGCGGCGGGGTCCCGACCCCAGCAGCTGGTCTTGGACCACAGCGGTGACGACATGGTGGTGCCCGTTGTGGCCTTCAAGGAGCGGAGGTCTGTCAGGACACTGGCGGGCCTGGAAGACATCCAGACACACCAACGAGCGG AGGTCATCTGA
- the LOC129192488 gene encoding ensconsin-like isoform X2 encodes MPGSMASMAVQKSAIPPLQPPRSTEKRTKGDGAWRENDTRANPRKITATPRPKAVAGGPNIDERLKAARERREEQQRLLAWRVQSRQEREQRARLHYEQQLQERQRKLKEQKIKEERRRCAVEEKRKQRLQEEKERNESAMRRTQEKSQKAQQNFGQTLRGRKPAKNVPRHLALSTWEKNLVSRLLTPTSSYLARSKSSACQSGEEVSFYSTTSSSSSSTPQRPQEQKPHIQRPQNQRIQNQRPQEQKPQNQRPPNQRPQPHKPQNQRPQNRRLSPSPGPSHSQTRSTNHRQLNTATQQDANRRNQNMGLIARPPPNKTSRTASSPSPEQAHRRSSRRHSIPLQLDLPSVPEEDVPICTSALSPGNSRPARIEDPHEDKMQDSPEAHSDLLGFEAELESRTAGDGSPSKVPPYIREVQLRHSAGTTDPEEASRLLAEKRREARLLREREEQDRLQAAEAEMRSHEELERRRAEERACQQAEAQRLIADKKRREEEEQRRAEEERAQAMREAALLLKQREEEQAREREKAAQLTKERELLAQKEEAERQVRKKRLEEIMRRTRRTSSPDTKSATVSILPKENSELPVHSGAIKDAVRLPAAGSRPQQLVLDHSGDDMVVPVVAFKERRSVRTLAGLEDIQTHQRAEVI; translated from the exons AAAACGACACGAGAGCCAATCCCAGGAAGATCACAGCAACACCAAGGCCCAAAGCAG TGGCCGGTGGACCAAACATAGACGAGAGGCTTAAAGCTGCCCGGGAAAGGAGAGAGGAGCAGCAGAGGTTACTCG CCTGGCGGGTGCAGAGCAGGCAGGAGCGTGAGCAGCGAGCCAGGCTTCACTACGAGCAGCAGCTGCAGGAGCGCCAGAGGAAGCTGAAGGAGCAAAAGATCAAGGAGGAGAGGAGACGCTGCGCCGTGGAGGAGAAACGCAAACAGCGACTCCAAGAGGAgaaa GAGCGAAACGAATCCGCCATGCGCAGAACCCAGGAGAAGAGCCAAAAAGCCCAGCAGAACTTTGGCCAGACCCTGAGAGGCAGGAAGCCCGCCAAGAACG TTCCACGTCACTTAGCCCTCAGCACGTGGGAGAAGAACCTGGTGAGTCGCCTGCTAACTCCTACGAGCTCTTACCTGGCCCGAAGCAAGAGTTCTGCTTGTCAGTCAGGAGAAGAAG TTTCCTTTTACTCCACGAccagcagcagctccagcagcACCCCGCAGAGACCCCAGGAGCAGAAACCCCACATCCAGAGGCCACAGAACCAAAGGATTCAGAACCAGAGACCCCAGGAACAAAAACCCCAGAACCAGAGGCCTCCGAACCAGAGACCTCAGCCACACAAACCCCAGAACCAGAGACCACAGAACCGGAGATTATCACCCTCCCCGGGTCCCAGCCACAGCCAGACCAGAAGCACCAACCATAGACAG CTTAACACAGCCACGCAGCAAGATGCTAACAGGAGGAACCAAAACATGGGCCTAATTGCTCGCCCACCTCCCAACAAAACGTCCAGAACCGCATCATCACCCTCTCCAGAACA GGCTCATAGAAGATCGAGCCGGCGGCATTCCATCCCTCTCCAACTGGACCTGCCGTCTGTTCCCGAGGAAGATGTTCCAATCTGCACCTCTGCCTTATCGCCTGGCAACTCCAGGCCGGCCAGAATAGAAGATCCGCATGAAGACAAAATGCAAGATTCTCCAGAGGCTCATTCGGACCTGCTTGGCTTTGAGGCAGAACTTGAGAGCAGAACCGCAGGAGATGGAA GTCCGTCCAAGGTTCCTCCCTACATACGGGAAGTCCAGCTCAGGCACTCAGCTGGTACTACCGATCCAGAAGAAGCCTCTCGCCTCCTGGCTGAGAAGAGGCGAGAGGCCCGCTTGCTCAGAGAGCGAGAGGAGCAGGATCGCCTGCAAGCAGCCGAGGCGGAAAT GCGGAGTCACGAAGAACTGGAACGCCGCAGGGCCGAGGAGCGAGCCTGCCAGCAGGCCGAGGCTCAGCGACTCATCGCCGACAAGAAGAGgcgggaggaagaggagcagaGGCGAGCGGAGGAGGAGAGAGCTCAAGCCATGAGGGAAGCGGCTCTTCTGCTCAAACAG AGGGAGGAGGAACAGGCCAGAGAGCGAGAAAAAGCAGCCCAGTTGACAAAGGAGCGAGAGCTGCTCGCCCAGAAAGAAGAAGCAGAACGCCAAGTCAGAAAGAAG CGACTGGAGGAGATCATGCGGAGGACCAGAAGAACATCTTCTCCTGACACG AAATCAGCCACGGTGAGCATCTTACCGAAAGAGAACTCAGAGCTGCCTGTGCACAGCGGCGCCATCAAGGACGCCGTCAGGCTGCCGGCGGCGGGGTCCCGACCCCAGCAGCTGGTCTTGGACCACAGCGGTGACGACATGGTGGTGCCCGTTGTGGCCTTCAAGGAGCGGAGGTCTGTCAGGACACTGGCGGGCCTGGAAGACATCCAGACACACCAACGAGCGG AGGTCATCTGA
- the LOC129192488 gene encoding ensconsin-like isoform X3 has product MPGSMASMAVQKSAIPPLQPPRSTEKRTKGDGAWRENDTRANPRKITATPRPKAVAGGPNIDERLKAARERREEQQRLLAWRVQSRQEREQRARLHYEQQLQERQRKLKEQKIKEERRRCAVEEKRKQRLQEEKERNESAMRRTQEKSQKAQQNFGQTLRGRKPAKNVSFYSTTSSSSSSTPQRPQEQKPHIQRPQNQRIQNQRPQEQKPQNQRPPNQRPQPHKPQNQRPQNRRLSPSPGPSHSQTRSTNHRQLNTATQQDANRRNQNMGLIARPPPNKTSRTASSPSPEQAHRRSSRRHSIPLQLDLPSVPEEDVPICTSALSPGNSRPARIEDPHEDKMQDSPEAHSDLLGFEAELESRTAGDGSPSKVPPYIREVQLRHSAGTTDPEEASRLLAEKRREARLLREREEQDRLQAAEAEMRSHEELERRRAEERACQQAEAQRLIADKKRREEEEQRRAEEERAQAMREAALLLKQREEEQAREREKAAQLTKERELLAQKEEAERQVRKKRLEEIMRRTRRTSSPDTKSATVSILPKENSELPVHSGAIKDAVRLPAAGSRPQQLVLDHSGDDMVVPVVAFKERRSVRTLAGLEDIQTHQRAEVI; this is encoded by the exons AAAACGACACGAGAGCCAATCCCAGGAAGATCACAGCAACACCAAGGCCCAAAGCAG TGGCCGGTGGACCAAACATAGACGAGAGGCTTAAAGCTGCCCGGGAAAGGAGAGAGGAGCAGCAGAGGTTACTCG CCTGGCGGGTGCAGAGCAGGCAGGAGCGTGAGCAGCGAGCCAGGCTTCACTACGAGCAGCAGCTGCAGGAGCGCCAGAGGAAGCTGAAGGAGCAAAAGATCAAGGAGGAGAGGAGACGCTGCGCCGTGGAGGAGAAACGCAAACAGCGACTCCAAGAGGAgaaa GAGCGAAACGAATCCGCCATGCGCAGAACCCAGGAGAAGAGCCAAAAAGCCCAGCAGAACTTTGGCCAGACCCTGAGAGGCAGGAAGCCCGCCAAGAACG TTTCCTTTTACTCCACGAccagcagcagctccagcagcACCCCGCAGAGACCCCAGGAGCAGAAACCCCACATCCAGAGGCCACAGAACCAAAGGATTCAGAACCAGAGACCCCAGGAACAAAAACCCCAGAACCAGAGGCCTCCGAACCAGAGACCTCAGCCACACAAACCCCAGAACCAGAGACCACAGAACCGGAGATTATCACCCTCCCCGGGTCCCAGCCACAGCCAGACCAGAAGCACCAACCATAGACAG CTTAACACAGCCACGCAGCAAGATGCTAACAGGAGGAACCAAAACATGGGCCTAATTGCTCGCCCACCTCCCAACAAAACGTCCAGAACCGCATCATCACCCTCTCCAGAACA GGCTCATAGAAGATCGAGCCGGCGGCATTCCATCCCTCTCCAACTGGACCTGCCGTCTGTTCCCGAGGAAGATGTTCCAATCTGCACCTCTGCCTTATCGCCTGGCAACTCCAGGCCGGCCAGAATAGAAGATCCGCATGAAGACAAAATGCAAGATTCTCCAGAGGCTCATTCGGACCTGCTTGGCTTTGAGGCAGAACTTGAGAGCAGAACCGCAGGAGATGGAA GTCCGTCCAAGGTTCCTCCCTACATACGGGAAGTCCAGCTCAGGCACTCAGCTGGTACTACCGATCCAGAAGAAGCCTCTCGCCTCCTGGCTGAGAAGAGGCGAGAGGCCCGCTTGCTCAGAGAGCGAGAGGAGCAGGATCGCCTGCAAGCAGCCGAGGCGGAAAT GCGGAGTCACGAAGAACTGGAACGCCGCAGGGCCGAGGAGCGAGCCTGCCAGCAGGCCGAGGCTCAGCGACTCATCGCCGACAAGAAGAGgcgggaggaagaggagcagaGGCGAGCGGAGGAGGAGAGAGCTCAAGCCATGAGGGAAGCGGCTCTTCTGCTCAAACAG AGGGAGGAGGAACAGGCCAGAGAGCGAGAAAAAGCAGCCCAGTTGACAAAGGAGCGAGAGCTGCTCGCCCAGAAAGAAGAAGCAGAACGCCAAGTCAGAAAGAAG CGACTGGAGGAGATCATGCGGAGGACCAGAAGAACATCTTCTCCTGACACG AAATCAGCCACGGTGAGCATCTTACCGAAAGAGAACTCAGAGCTGCCTGTGCACAGCGGCGCCATCAAGGACGCCGTCAGGCTGCCGGCGGCGGGGTCCCGACCCCAGCAGCTGGTCTTGGACCACAGCGGTGACGACATGGTGGTGCCCGTTGTGGCCTTCAAGGAGCGGAGGTCTGTCAGGACACTGGCGGGCCTGGAAGACATCCAGACACACCAACGAGCGG AGGTCATCTGA